A DNA window from Vicia villosa cultivar HV-30 ecotype Madison, WI unplaced genomic scaffold, Vvil1.0 ctg.000759F_1_1, whole genome shotgun sequence contains the following coding sequences:
- the LOC131631038 gene encoding cleavage stimulating factor 64-like, whose product MVWFCEFWASLLVDVGNNGGKLDFCKCGVCSGLNGLLEDSCNKSSISAHSMPMPQQPKGHLTPQVTPAVVPQSSQLPKIPPPFVGNMPFWSDFGSQAGNAMQIDRGSSWMPGPSKNPSQHSGPPGPPSMVSGQMGAANQSLRPPALTPDMEKALLQQVMSLTPEKINLLPPEQRNQVL is encoded by the exons ATGGTATGGTTTTGTGAGTTTTGGGCCAGTTTGCTAGTAGATGTTGGCAATAATGGCGGTAAATTAGATTTCTGTAAGTGTGGTGTTTGTTCTGGTTTGAATGGGTTATTGGAGGATTCGTGCAACAAGTCATCTATCTCAGCCCATTCTATGCCAATGCCACAACAGCCCAAAGGACACCTGACTCCGCAAGTCACTCCGGCAGTTGTTCCACAATCATCACAACTTCCAAAGATACCTCCACCCTTT GTTGGAAATATGCCTTTTTGGTCTGATTTTGGCAGTCAAGctggaaatgcaatgcaaattgATAGAGGGTCTTCTTGGATGCCTGGTCCTTCAAAAAATCCATCACAACATTCTGGTCCTCCGGGGCCACCATCTATGGTTTCTGGTCAGATGGGTGCTGCTAATCAGTCTCTTCGGCCTCCTGCG TTGACCCCAGATATGGAGAAGGCATTGCTTCAGCAGGTCATGAGTCTCACACCGGAGAAGATAAATCTTCTGCCTCCGGAACAAAGAAATCAAGTTTTGTAA
- the LOC131631029 gene encoding protein neprosin-like, producing the protein MAVNECPVGKVPLYNMTRRHQNVTNSSSKLLINDFQQDSQNSPGYHMVTLETTKNMIFHGAFAGITGYNLLLQDNQYSISSIWVENGPPTELNSIKVGVGIHPSLYGDSQLRLTTRWTVDGYKKTGCYNILCPGFVQVNRNKEFALGSLVSPNSIGSASKYFTFLKIKQDRTTGHWWLIMQWESIYVGHWPKELFNRISKGASLIRFGGQTHSPPNKDSPPMGSGRLPKEKYKNSAFMERLHIIDSEYNEVDVKSNDMKPYKDSSSNCYDLGYHGYEGPIYRQAFLYGGPGGRNCEI; encoded by the exons ATGGCAGTGAATGAATGTCCAGTAGGAAAAGTGCCTCTTTACAACATGACAAGAAGACATCAAAATGTTACTAATTCCTCTTCCAAATTACTAATTAATGATTTTCAGCAAGATTCTCAAAATTCCCCTGGCTACCAT ATGGTAACTCTAGAGACAACTAAAAATATGATATTTCATGGAGCATTCGCGGGCATAACTGGATACAATCTATTACTTCAAGATAACCAATACAGCATATCTTCAATTTGGGTTGAAAATGGGCCACCAACGGAACTTAATAGCATAAAAGTAGGAGTTGGG ATTCATCCAAGTTTATATGGAGACAGCCAATTGCGATTAACTACTCGTTGGACG GTGGATGGTTACAAAAAAACTGGATGTTACAATATACTTTGTCCGGGTTTTGTGCAAGTTAATCGTAATAAAGAATTTGCTCTTGGGTCTCTTGTATCTCCTAATTCTATTGGGTCAGCTTCAAAATACTTTACTTTCCTAAAAATCAAACAG GATCGAACTACAGGTCACTGGTGGTTGATTATGCAGTGGGAATCAATATACGTTGGACATTGGCCAAAAGAATTATTCAATCGTATAAGCAAAGGAGCGTCTTTGATTAGATTTGGAGGTCAAACGCATTCCCCACCTAATAAAGATAGTCCACCAATGGGTAGTGGGAGATTGCccaaagaaaaatacaaaaactCGGCTTTCATGGAAAGACTTCATATTATTGATTCAGAATATAATGAAGTGGATGTAAAATCGAATGATATGAAGCCATACAAAGATTCCAGTTCAAATTGTTATGACTTGGGATACCATGGTTATGAAGGGCCTATATATAGGCAAGCATTTCTCTATGGTGGGCCAGGTGGGAGAAATTGTGAGATTTGA